The Erythrobacter insulae genome window below encodes:
- a CDS encoding M24 family metallopeptidase has translation MVRLFAASLSTIAVLAAPPLTAAPSPPIPMSETEQSAPALPPILSMRERAKVIDGILAERLDTVIPQIMREEGVDLWLMMSREYFEEPVVASMLDAKSMSARRRTILIFHDPGNGAPIERLTVSRYGLAGLFEPSWAPEDEPDQWQAVADIIAARDPAKIAINYSDITAFGDGMTHSQFMAMSKALSPEHRERIVSGETLSVRWLETRIASEMELYPSIVRTAHAIIAEAFSRKVITPGTTTAADVQWWYRDRLAKLGLTPWFHPSIGIQREGAQGMLDGDTVIQHGDLLWTDFGITYLRLNTDTQHLAYVLKPGETKVPAGLAAGLKNSNRVQDILAANFEVGRPGNVAMLKSRSEAIAEGLDPSIYTHPIGTHGHGAGPAIGFWDNQEYDPRGAGPINANTAWSIELTTYAEVPEWGGQRVDFRTEEDAFFDGKTVRYIDGRQTEITVIGPQ, from the coding sequence ATGGTTCGACTATTCGCCGCGTCGCTTTCAACGATTGCGGTTCTCGCCGCGCCCCCTTTAACCGCTGCTCCCTCGCCTCCCATTCCGATGAGCGAGACAGAACAATCCGCGCCTGCGTTGCCGCCGATCCTCTCCATGCGGGAACGCGCCAAGGTGATCGACGGTATCCTTGCCGAGCGGCTGGACACCGTGATTCCCCAGATCATGCGCGAGGAAGGCGTCGATCTGTGGCTGATGATGAGCCGCGAATATTTTGAAGAGCCGGTGGTCGCCAGCATGCTCGATGCGAAAAGCATGTCGGCGCGGCGGCGCACCATCCTGATCTTTCATGATCCGGGCAATGGCGCCCCGATCGAACGCCTGACGGTCAGCCGCTATGGCCTTGCCGGATTGTTTGAGCCGTCTTGGGCACCCGAGGACGAGCCCGATCAATGGCAGGCCGTTGCCGACATCATCGCCGCGCGCGATCCGGCGAAAATTGCGATCAATTATTCCGATATCACCGCTTTTGGTGACGGTATGACGCACAGCCAGTTTATGGCGATGAGCAAGGCACTTTCGCCTGAACACCGTGAGCGGATCGTTTCGGGCGAAACATTAAGCGTGCGCTGGCTGGAAACGCGCATCGCATCAGAAATGGAGCTTTACCCATCCATTGTGCGCACCGCCCATGCGATCATTGCAGAGGCGTTTTCCCGCAAGGTTATCACCCCCGGCACAACAACCGCCGCCGATGTCCAATGGTGGTACCGCGATCGGCTCGCAAAGCTGGGCCTGACGCCGTGGTTCCACCCCAGCATCGGCATTCAGCGCGAGGGGGCACAAGGTATGCTGGATGGCGACACTGTGATCCAGCACGGCGATCTTCTCTGGACCGATTTCGGCATCACCTATCTGCGGCTCAACACCGATACTCAGCACCTCGCCTATGTCCTGAAACCAGGCGAGACCAAGGTGCCCGCAGGCCTTGCCGCTGGCCTTAAAAATTCGAACCGCGTGCAGGATATTCTGGCCGCCAATTTCGAGGTTGGCCGCCCCGGTAATGTCGCCATGCTGAAATCGCGCAGTGAAGCCATTGCCGAGGGGCTTGATCCCTCAATCTATACCCATCCCATCGGTACACACGGCCACGGCGCAGGCCCCGCCATCGGGTTCTGGGACAATCAGGAATACGACCCGCGCGGCGCAGGCCCAATCAATGCGAACACCGCATGGTCAATTGAACTGACGACCTATGCCGAAGTGCCCGAATGGGGCGGACAACGCGTGGATTTCCGCACCGAGGAAGACGCGTTCTTCGATGGCAAAACCGTGCGCTATATCGACGGTCGTCAGACTGAAATTACGGTGATTGGCCCGCAATAA
- a CDS encoding TIGR00341 family protein, producing MSSRIVQVYLPEDQIEVLETILPRHTRRFWRETVPGEHEKYTCIVQQRYTDRLLVDLDDAFGHVPAFTAYVAKLEAVLPTLEETAETELALSSDLPPPTRLERFFSRDRLSTDELYDDIEESLHVRPSYLLTVALSAVIAGLGMRSGQTAVVIGAMIIAPLLGPTMGLALAATVGNRRLGLQAAVTLGIGCVLAVLSGVIVGMIVEIDPLVPELRNRTLVQPADIALALACGAAGVLAFSRGTSLSLVGVMVAVALVPPLTAAGIYTGAGFPAAGAGAVFLFAVNLVCVNVAGIATFLAQGLPPKSWRLTTGVMLVWVILLIMLMSMMVGRIFLGFGSWDGLFDYFIAGQSP from the coding sequence ATGTCGTCACGAATTGTTCAGGTGTATCTGCCCGAGGATCAAATCGAGGTTCTCGAAACGATATTGCCGCGCCACACGCGTAGGTTCTGGCGCGAAACCGTGCCCGGCGAGCACGAAAAGTACACTTGCATCGTCCAACAGCGTTATACCGACCGCTTGCTTGTCGATTTGGACGATGCGTTTGGGCATGTGCCGGCGTTCACGGCCTATGTCGCGAAGCTTGAAGCGGTATTGCCAACGTTGGAGGAAACTGCGGAAACAGAGCTGGCTCTGTCATCCGATTTGCCGCCACCCACACGGCTGGAACGGTTTTTCAGCCGCGACCGGTTGAGCACGGACGAGCTGTATGACGACATCGAGGAAAGCCTGCATGTCCGCCCGTCATATTTGCTGACTGTGGCCCTTTCTGCTGTCATCGCTGGATTGGGAATGCGCAGTGGCCAAACCGCCGTTGTGATTGGGGCGATGATTATCGCCCCCTTGCTCGGTCCGACGATGGGGCTGGCATTGGCTGCGACCGTGGGCAATCGGAGGCTGGGCCTACAGGCCGCCGTAACATTGGGCATCGGCTGTGTGCTGGCCGTTCTGTCTGGCGTCATCGTTGGCATGATTGTCGAGATTGATCCGCTGGTCCCCGAGCTCAGAAACCGGACGCTTGTCCAGCCTGCTGATATTGCGCTTGCGCTGGCTTGCGGTGCAGCCGGAGTCCTCGCATTTAGCCGCGGCACATCTTTATCACTGGTTGGCGTGATGGTGGCGGTTGCGCTGGTGCCGCCTTTAACCGCAGCAGGGATATATACCGGCGCAGGCTTTCCGGCAGCAGGCGCAGGGGCGGTGTTCCTGTTTGCTGTGAATCTAGTCTGCGTAAATGTCGCCGGAATCGCAACGTTCCTGGCTCAGGGATTGCCTCCCAAAAGCTGGAGGCTCACGACCGGTGTCATGTTGGTTTGGGTGATCTTGCTGATCATGCTCATGTCCATGATGGTGGGCCGGATATTTCTAGGCTTCGGATCATGGGATGGCCTTTTCGATTATTTTATTGCGGGCCAATCACCGTAA
- a CDS encoding potassium transporter Kup translates to MSDTAPVKAAPAHHAPSGGHGHSASKPALAVGAIGIVFGDIGTSPLYAFRETFAGTASIAIDRMHVLGVVSLIFWSMLLVVSIQYVTILMRADNKGQGGSLALVALLSKHIGKTSYGWLVVLLGVFATALFYGDSMITPAISVLSAVEGLTVVDQGLEPYVIPIALALLVCLFMLQARGTAKVGALFAPVMIVYFTVIAALGGWQIIQNPDIIWALNPYYAVMFFVTDGLVAFLALGAVVLAVTGSEALYSDMGHFGRGPMRLSWFGFVMPCLLLNYFGQGAMIAGLPADQAAEVVKNPFFLLASEEFRLPLVLLATVATFIASQAVISGAFSITHQAVQMGFLPRLNIRHTSETEGGQIYIPFVNWALMIAVILLVLTFQNSSNLASAYGIAVTGAVTIDTLLMAVLLVGVWKWKWWYAAPVVLLFLIVDGAYFAANLTKVPQGGWFPLVVGLVAFTLLTTWARGRKLMRERMSEHALPMEIFAKSAKNSALRVPGTAIFMASSNSGVPSALLHNIKHNKVLHERVVILTIDIQDEPYVDPEARCEFTDMGDGFYRAVLHYGFMEETNVPLGLKKMERCGGEFDMMHTSFFLSRQTLLASDKPGMPIWREKIFAWLLRNSASAMDFFKLPTNRVVELGSQVEI, encoded by the coding sequence ATGAGCGACACAGCACCTGTAAAAGCGGCACCCGCGCACCACGCACCCAGCGGGGGGCACGGACATAGCGCGTCGAAACCCGCCTTGGCTGTGGGCGCGATCGGCATTGTATTCGGCGATATCGGTACCAGCCCGCTTTACGCTTTTCGTGAAACCTTTGCCGGGACCGCCAGCATTGCGATCGACCGTATGCATGTGCTCGGGGTCGTCAGCCTGATTTTCTGGTCGATGTTGCTGGTTGTTTCGATCCAGTATGTCACGATCCTGATGCGCGCCGATAACAAAGGGCAGGGCGGCAGTCTGGCTCTGGTTGCGTTGCTGTCAAAGCATATCGGAAAGACCAGCTATGGTTGGTTGGTTGTTCTGCTGGGGGTGTTTGCAACTGCGCTATTCTATGGCGACAGCATGATTACGCCCGCAATCTCGGTGCTTTCCGCGGTCGAGGGATTGACCGTGGTAGATCAAGGGCTGGAGCCGTACGTTATTCCAATCGCGCTTGCGCTGCTCGTGTGCCTGTTCATGCTGCAAGCGCGCGGTACGGCCAAAGTCGGCGCGCTGTTTGCGCCGGTGATGATCGTCTATTTCACCGTGATCGCGGCATTGGGTGGATGGCAAATCATCCAAAATCCGGACATCATTTGGGCGCTGAACCCGTATTATGCGGTGATGTTCTTTGTGACAGATGGGTTGGTTGCCTTCCTTGCATTGGGCGCCGTGGTGCTGGCTGTGACCGGTTCCGAGGCACTGTATTCCGACATGGGCCATTTCGGACGCGGGCCGATGCGGCTTTCGTGGTTTGGTTTTGTCATGCCCTGTCTGCTTCTCAATTATTTCGGTCAGGGCGCGATGATTGCGGGGCTTCCGGCTGATCAAGCCGCCGAAGTGGTCAAGAACCCGTTTTTCCTTCTTGCATCTGAAGAATTCAGGCTGCCGCTCGTGCTGTTGGCTACGGTGGCAACCTTTATCGCCAGCCAGGCGGTCATTTCGGGCGCATTTTCGATCACGCATCAGGCGGTCCAGATGGGCTTCTTGCCGCGCCTCAATATCCGCCACACTTCCGAAACCGAAGGCGGACAGATCTATATCCCGTTCGTCAATTGGGCTTTGATGATCGCAGTCATTCTGCTTGTGCTGACATTCCAGAATTCATCCAACCTTGCCAGCGCCTATGGCATTGCAGTCACAGGAGCGGTGACGATCGACACGCTGCTGATGGCGGTTTTGCTGGTCGGGGTGTGGAAATGGAAATGGTGGTACGCGGCGCCGGTTGTGCTGCTGTTCCTGATCGTTGACGGTGCCTATTTCGCCGCGAACCTGACCAAGGTGCCGCAAGGGGGCTGGTTCCCGCTTGTGGTGGGCCTTGTCGCCTTTACGCTGCTGACAACGTGGGCAAGGGGCCGCAAGTTGATGCGCGAGAGGATGAGCGAGCACGCCCTGCCCATGGAAATCTTTGCCAAGAGCGCCAAAAATTCCGCTTTGCGCGTGCCCGGAACAGCGATTTTCATGGCATCCAGCAATTCCGGCGTGCCTTCGGCTCTGTTGCACAATATCAAGCACAACAAAGTGCTGCATGAACGCGTCGTGATCCTGACCATCGATATTCAGGACGAACCCTATGTCGATCCCGAAGCGCGCTGCGAATTCACCGATATGGGCGACGGGTTTTACCGCGCGGTGCTGCATTATGGCTTTATGGAAGAGACCAACGTGCCGCTTGGCCTGAAAAAAATGGAGCGGTGTGGCGGCGAGTTTGACATGATGCACACCAGCTTCTTCCTGTCGCGGCAAACGCTGCTGGCGAGTGACAAGCCTGGTATGCCGATCTGGCGTGAAAAGATATTTGCTTGGCTGCTGAGAAATTCAGCCAGCGCGATGGATTTCTTCAAATTGCCCACCAACCGCGTGGTGGAATTGGGCAGTCAGGTCGAGATTTAG
- a CDS encoding tetratricopeptide repeat protein: MGGWLAVLSLALVCFALAAFLLRLPKEGYALFGSVLLFGLAGYAWQGSPDQPGSPKAAMVQEARSGDDMVDARISLFDTVQAKPSYLVTSDAFARRGQFDDAAGMLRRGLTENPDHLEGWLALAMALTAHADGFVTPAAVHAYDRARAIDPANPAADFFLGFSFLQVGEVRRAREIWAGLLARSPEDAPWREDLEGRLAQLDDMIANAPMLQ; this comes from the coding sequence ATGGGCGGTTGGCTGGCAGTTCTATCGCTTGCACTGGTGTGTTTCGCGCTTGCTGCGTTTCTGCTCAGGCTTCCGAAAGAGGGGTACGCGCTGTTTGGATCGGTGCTGTTGTTCGGACTTGCCGGTTACGCTTGGCAGGGGAGCCCGGATCAACCGGGCAGCCCAAAAGCCGCAATGGTTCAGGAAGCGCGCTCTGGCGATGATATGGTGGACGCGCGTATTTCGCTGTTCGATACCGTGCAGGCAAAGCCCAGTTACCTCGTTACTTCCGATGCATTTGCCCGGCGCGGTCAATTTGATGATGCAGCCGGAATGCTCCGGCGCGGATTAACGGAAAACCCCGATCACTTGGAAGGCTGGCTCGCCTTGGCGATGGCTTTGACGGCGCATGCCGATGGCTTTGTTACGCCGGCTGCTGTTCACGCTTATGACCGGGCAAGGGCCATAGATCCGGCCAATCCAGCGGCGGATTTTTTCCTTGGATTTTCTTTTTTGCAGGTGGGCGAAGTGCGCCGGGCGCGAGAGATCTGGGCCGGCCTGCTTGCCCGATCACCCGAAGATGCGCCGTGGCGTGAAGACCTCGAAGGGCGTCTTGCACAGCTTGATGACATGATCGCCAACGCGCCGATGCTGCAATAG
- a CDS encoding cytochrome c-type biogenesis protein, with protein sequence MMRALLTFAALIAIAVSGPVAAQDTMPPAPYAYTQLEDPALEAKASELMNTLRCLKCQSQSINDSDAPMAGDMRHQVRTKILAGEDPDAIRSWLVERYGDYVSYQPEVSSTTWPLFAIPALLILIALLVLLRRLGRRRHEGDE encoded by the coding sequence ATGATGCGCGCGCTGCTTACGTTCGCTGCGCTGATTGCGATTGCGGTATCGGGGCCGGTTGCGGCCCAGGACACAATGCCGCCTGCACCCTATGCCTACACGCAGCTTGAAGACCCCGCGCTTGAGGCCAAGGCGAGCGAATTAATGAACACGCTGCGCTGTCTGAAATGTCAGTCGCAAAGTATCAATGACAGCGATGCGCCGATGGCCGGTGATATGCGCCATCAGGTCCGTACGAAGATATTGGCGGGAGAGGATCCCGATGCGATCCGGTCCTGGTTGGTTGAACGGTATGGCGATTATGTCAGTTATCAGCCCGAAGTCAGCTCAACGACCTGGCCGCTTTTTGCCATTCCTGCATTGTTGATCCTGATCGCCTTGTTGGTGTTGCTGCGCCGGTTAGGACGCCGGCGGCACGAGGGAGACGAATAA
- a CDS encoding DsbE family thiol:disulfide interchange protein produces MRPVFFIPLALFLFFAGLAGYMLTQDKDQMVPSGMIDKPLPEFSLPPAVDGLPGAARANFLGGKPKLLNVWASWCLPCIAEAPQLEALKDQGVEIIGIAIRDKPADVANFLNRYGNPYTRIGADDISQLQIEIGAAGVPETFVIDGEGNIRYQHIGDIRAEDVPELLKILQDVE; encoded by the coding sequence ATGCGCCCTGTGTTTTTCATCCCGCTTGCCCTGTTCCTGTTTTTCGCAGGACTGGCCGGATATATGCTTACTCAGGACAAGGATCAGATGGTGCCATCGGGCATGATCGACAAACCTTTGCCTGAATTTTCGCTACCGCCTGCCGTGGACGGGCTGCCTGGGGCGGCGCGCGCCAACTTTCTTGGTGGCAAACCAAAGCTGCTGAATGTCTGGGCGAGTTGGTGTCTGCCCTGTATCGCGGAGGCTCCCCAGCTTGAGGCATTAAAAGACCAAGGCGTCGAGATTATCGGGATCGCAATCCGCGATAAACCTGCCGACGTTGCCAATTTCCTCAATCGTTACGGCAATCCGTATACCCGGATCGGGGCGGATGACATTTCACAGCTTCAGATCGAGATCGGGGCCGCGGGTGTGCCTGAGACCTTTGTTATCGATGGTGAGGGCAACATCCGATACCAGCATATCGGGGATATTCGCGCCGAAGATGTGCCAGAATTGCTGAAAATTTTGCAGGACGTCGAATGA
- a CDS encoding heme lyase CcmF/NrfE family subunit: MIAELGLAALWLATALSVLQIMSGVMGLRGDEKGAVLAMYARPAAVVQAFLAVFAFLLLLWAFAITDLSVKLVATNSHSMKPLIYKLTGTWGNHEGSMLLWVAVLALSGGLLAWMERRLPEKTMSATLAVQGFVALGFYAFLLLSSNPFERLPVPAMEGTGLNPLLQDIGLAVHPPTLYVGYVGLSVAFSLAMGALITKQVTPDFAKVMRPWVLFAWVFLTLGITAGSYWAYYELGWGGWWFWDPVENASLMPWLAATALLHSVSVLAARDALRTWTIMLGVLAFSMSMLGTFLVRSGVLTSVHAFAVDPERGSFILALLALYIGGALAIFAFRAGSIAEGKRFSVSSREGALVFNNVMLSAILAIVLLGTLYPLLTEAFDVRVSVGPPYFNPAGAIFAIPMFLVMAVGPLLRWKQDKPARIQFELMLLASVLISVVALVAILGDYAILPVLGLAFAVALAIASFLPLRGRNIARVPTATWGMVMAHFGVAVALFGMASESAFTQERLAAVTPGSTETVAGWTIALEGVDPVAGPNWTAVEARLSVARGDEEPTIITPQARNFWAPAQATSESALITRWDGQLYAVIGDQSDDGRWQLRVWWKPFVTFIWYGGLLISLGGVLSIIGRVRVDLKRRRATRKARERRDDKIAIGEQAQPEPAE; this comes from the coding sequence ATGATCGCTGAACTTGGACTTGCCGCACTCTGGCTCGCAACCGCATTATCGGTGCTGCAGATAATGTCCGGCGTTATGGGCCTGCGCGGTGATGAAAAAGGCGCCGTGCTGGCAATGTATGCACGCCCGGCAGCGGTGGTTCAGGCGTTCCTTGCGGTGTTTGCTTTTCTTCTGTTGTTGTGGGCGTTTGCGATCACCGATCTTTCGGTCAAACTGGTCGCCACCAATTCGCATTCGATGAAGCCGCTTATCTATAAATTGACCGGCACATGGGGAAACCATGAAGGGTCGATGTTGCTATGGGTGGCTGTGCTTGCCTTGTCCGGCGGCTTGCTTGCGTGGATGGAGCGCCGCTTGCCGGAAAAAACGATGTCGGCAACTTTGGCTGTGCAGGGATTTGTTGCCCTGGGGTTTTATGCGTTCCTATTGCTAAGCTCGAACCCGTTTGAACGCCTGCCCGTTCCGGCGATGGAGGGAACCGGTCTGAACCCGCTGTTGCAGGATATCGGGCTCGCTGTGCATCCGCCAACGCTGTATGTCGGCTATGTCGGTCTGTCGGTTGCGTTCAGCCTCGCGATGGGCGCTCTTATTACAAAACAGGTTACGCCCGATTTCGCCAAGGTCATGCGGCCATGGGTGCTGTTTGCCTGGGTGTTCCTGACGCTCGGCATTACCGCGGGATCATACTGGGCATATTATGAGCTGGGCTGGGGCGGCTGGTGGTTCTGGGATCCGGTCGAGAACGCCTCGCTCATGCCATGGCTGGCGGCGACTGCTTTGCTGCATTCGGTCAGCGTGCTTGCCGCGCGCGATGCGCTGCGAACGTGGACAATCATGCTTGGTGTGCTCGCATTCTCGATGTCCATGCTGGGGACTTTTCTGGTGCGCTCCGGTGTGCTCACAAGTGTTCATGCGTTTGCCGTCGATCCCGAACGCGGCAGTTTTATCCTTGCTTTGCTGGCCCTTTATATCGGCGGAGCGTTGGCGATCTTCGCTTTCCGCGCTGGCTCGATTGCAGAAGGCAAGCGTTTTTCAGTCAGCAGCCGCGAAGGGGCGCTGGTGTTCAACAACGTTATGTTGTCGGCGATCCTTGCAATCGTGCTGCTCGGCACGCTTTACCCGCTGCTGACCGAAGCATTTGACGTGCGCGTTTCGGTGGGCCCGCCATACTTCAATCCTGCAGGTGCGATTTTCGCCATTCCAATGTTCTTGGTGATGGCCGTGGGGCCATTGCTGCGATGGAAGCAGGACAAACCGGCGCGTATCCAGTTTGAACTGATGTTGCTCGCTTCGGTTTTGATTTCAGTGGTGGCTCTGGTTGCGATCCTTGGTGATTACGCCATCCTCCCCGTTTTGGGTCTGGCTTTTGCGGTCGCTCTGGCGATTGCTTCGTTTTTGCCGCTGCGCGGGCGCAACATCGCGCGCGTGCCCACCGCAACGTGGGGCATGGTCATGGCGCATTTCGGTGTGGCGGTTGCGTTGTTTGGAATGGCGAGTGAAAGCGCGTTTACCCAAGAACGCCTTGCCGCTGTTACCCCCGGATCGACCGAAACGGTGGCGGGGTGGACGATCGCTCTTGAAGGCGTCGACCCGGTTGCCGGACCAAACTGGACAGCGGTTGAAGCGCGTCTTTCGGTTGCGCGCGGGGATGAGGAGCCAACGATCATCACTCCGCAGGCCCGCAATTTCTGGGCGCCAGCGCAGGCCACCAGCGAAAGCGCTTTGATTACCCGGTGGGACGGACAGCTTTATGCCGTGATCGGTGATCAGTCGGACGATGGACGCTGGCAATTGCGCGTGTGGTGGAAACCGTTCGTGACATTCATTTGGTACGGCGGTTTGCTTATCTCGCTTGGCGGCGTCCTGTCGATTATCGGCCGGGTTCGTGTTGACCTTAAACGGCGCAGGGCAACTCGCAAAGCCCGGGAGCGGCGCGATGATAAAATAGCCATTGGCGAACAAGCCCAACCGGAGCCTGCAGAATAA
- the ccmE gene encoding cytochrome c maturation protein CcmE has protein sequence MKAKHQRLALVAFAIVAIVAAGLIAAWTLRNQANYFYLPEQMTAEPPAVGQAVRLGGMVQAGSITPQPDGITVKFIVTGNEESTVPVKYSGILPDLFVEGSGVVAEGSLGPDGVFQATNLLAKHDENYVPRELEGLEGHNAADYAADTTVGIE, from the coding sequence ATGAAAGCGAAGCATCAAAGGCTGGCTCTGGTTGCGTTTGCAATCGTTGCGATTGTCGCGGCCGGGTTAATCGCGGCTTGGACGTTGCGCAATCAAGCCAACTATTTCTATCTGCCAGAACAAATGACGGCTGAGCCGCCCGCTGTTGGGCAGGCGGTTCGGCTGGGCGGAATGGTTCAGGCAGGATCGATCACCCCGCAGCCCGACGGTATCACTGTGAAATTCATCGTAACCGGTAACGAGGAAAGCACCGTGCCGGTTAAGTACAGCGGTATCCTGCCCGATCTTTTTGTCGAGGGGTCAGGCGTAGTGGCAGAAGGCAGCCTAGGCCCGGACGGTGTGTTTCAAGCCACCAATCTGCTGGCCAAGCATGATGAGAATTACGTGCCCCGCGAGCTTGAAGGCTTGGAAGGTCACAATGCCGCCGATTACGCCGCCGACACGACCGTCGGGATCGAATAG
- the ccmD gene encoding heme exporter protein CcmD, which produces MREALDHWDFVIAAYAIGLGALAILIIWSWQSMRRAEKRKDEVKRR; this is translated from the coding sequence ATGCGCGAGGCATTGGATCACTGGGATTTCGTCATCGCTGCCTATGCCATTGGATTGGGTGCGCTTGCCATCCTGATCATCTGGAGCTGGCAGTCGATGCGCCGCGCTGAAAAGCGCAAGGATGAGGTAAAGCGTCGATGA
- the ccmC gene encoding heme ABC transporter permease CcmC — protein MHIYANPKRFLSLAQWLTPLLFWSGLVVSLAAMAWGMVNVPPDRLMGDSVRILFIHVPAAWLGMGGWAGIAISSAMLLIWKHPLASVAARAIALPGMTFTAICLVTGSIWGRPTWGTWWVWDGRLTSMLVLLFLYAGYLALAQATAREGGSAKIAAIFGLVGAVNIPIINRSVVWWNSLHQPPSITTGGSSIDAVFLWPLLAAVIGFSLLFGGIVLMRMRALIAEQQVEARLRRRALDDEAPMAGATASQPAAETA, from the coding sequence ATGCACATCTACGCCAACCCCAAACGATTCCTGTCACTCGCGCAGTGGCTGACCCCGCTTCTTTTCTGGAGCGGTCTGGTCGTTTCGTTGGCTGCGATGGCATGGGGCATGGTGAATGTTCCGCCGGACCGCCTTATGGGGGACAGTGTTCGCATTCTGTTTATTCATGTCCCTGCCGCGTGGCTGGGAATGGGCGGATGGGCTGGTATTGCGATTTCTTCTGCCATGCTTTTGATCTGGAAACATCCACTCGCCAGTGTCGCGGCGCGGGCGATTGCGCTGCCGGGGATGACTTTTACCGCGATATGTCTGGTGACCGGATCAATCTGGGGCCGCCCTACATGGGGGACCTGGTGGGTGTGGGACGGACGGCTGACCAGTATGCTCGTGTTGTTGTTTCTTTATGCAGGATATCTCGCTCTTGCTCAGGCGACAGCACGCGAAGGCGGATCGGCCAAGATCGCTGCGATTTTTGGCCTGGTCGGCGCGGTGAACATTCCAATCATCAATCGCAGTGTCGTGTGGTGGAATTCGCTGCACCAGCCGCCCAGCATTACAACCGGCGGATCGTCAATTGACGCGGTGTTCCTGTGGCCGCTTCTGGCCGCTGTAATCGGGTTTTCGTTGCTGTTTGGCGGGATAGTTTTGATGAGGATGCGCGCTTTGATCGCCGAACAGCAAGTGGAGGCCCGCTTGCGCCGCCGGGCGCTTGATGATGAAGCACCAATGGCCGGCGCGACAGCATCGCAGCCTGCGGCGGAGACCGCATAA
- a CDS encoding Leu/Phe/Val dehydrogenase translates to MTAFWTEPDFDDHEMVHVVRDRKSGLTAIIAVHSTHLGPGAGGTRFWHYPEPKDGLRDALRLSRGMSYKNAMAGLPMGGGKAVILADEARTKTPELLAAFGDAVEGLGGKYVTAEDVGISEADMVAVAKRTAHVSGLPVSGDDAAGGDPGPFTAMGIYLGIKAAVRHKLGKDSMSGVHVAVQGTGSVGGGMARLLAKDGAKLTLADINAERAAGLAAELGGKSVDAGSILTTPCDVLSPNALGAILDETSIAALDTAIVAGGANNQLARAHHGKILFERDILFAPDYVINAGGIISVATEYLARRDGVSAGVEEVHKRIATIPEKLEQVWAQSDDTGISPDIVADRMAQELIGRG, encoded by the coding sequence ATGACCGCATTCTGGACTGAACCGGATTTTGATGACCACGAGATGGTCCATGTTGTGCGTGATCGGAAAAGCGGTCTGACCGCGATTATCGCGGTTCATTCGACTCACCTTGGGCCGGGCGCTGGCGGGACTCGCTTCTGGCATTACCCTGAACCCAAAGACGGGCTGCGCGATGCGCTGCGCCTGTCACGCGGCATGAGCTACAAGAACGCGATGGCCGGTTTACCTATGGGCGGCGGCAAGGCCGTGATCCTTGCCGATGAAGCGCGCACCAAAACGCCCGAACTGCTAGCCGCCTTTGGCGATGCGGTCGAAGGGCTGGGCGGCAAGTATGTGACGGCCGAAGATGTCGGGATCAGCGAAGCCGATATGGTTGCTGTTGCGAAACGCACAGCGCATGTTTCGGGGCTGCCGGTATCTGGTGATGATGCCGCAGGCGGCGATCCCGGACCGTTCACCGCAATGGGTATCTATCTTGGTATCAAAGCCGCGGTTAGGCACAAGCTGGGCAAGGATAGCATGTCTGGCGTTCATGTCGCTGTTCAGGGCACTGGCAGCGTTGGCGGCGGCATGGCTCGGCTGCTCGCGAAAGACGGAGCCAAATTGACACTGGCGGATATCAACGCCGAACGCGCCGCAGGTCTTGCCGCGGAGCTGGGCGGGAAATCCGTGGACGCCGGTTCCATTCTGACGACACCATGCGACGTACTAAGCCCCAATGCGCTGGGCGCGATTCTGGATGAGACCAGCATCGCCGCGCTTGATACGGCGATTGTCGCAGGCGGTGCGAACAATCAGCTTGCCCGCGCCCACCACGGCAAAATCCTGTTTGAACGCGATATCCTGTTTGCACCCGATTATGTCATCAACGCTGGCGGAATTATCTCTGTTGCGACAGAATATCTTGCGCGCCGCGATGGTGTCTCTGCGGGGGTGGAGGAGGTGCACAAGCGCATCGCAACCATTCCGGAAAAGCTGGAGCAGGTTTGGGCGCAGAGCGACGATACAGGAATTTCGCCAGATATCGTTGCCGATCGCATGGCTCAGGAATTGATCGGGCGCGGATAA